Proteins encoded in a region of the Sphingopyxis sp. OAS728 genome:
- a CDS encoding Gfo/Idh/MocA family protein, with the protein MTTIRWGMIGCGNVTERKSAPAYQQVEGFALHGVFNRTLAKAEDYAARHGVPHVFDSAEALIHAPGIDAIYIATPPDSHEAYAIEVARAGKPCCIEKPMAPDHEACVRIRDAFAERGLPLFVAYYRRTLPRFRQIKAWLDEGAVGAVRHVHWALTKPASADDLSGANWRVDAAVAPGGYFDDLASHGLDLFCWLFGDMTDVAGFAINQQGRYSAADAVAGCWVHKDGVTGSGSWNFGAADREDRVEITGSDGRISFSIFDEEPLRLSRGEETVELAIAHPAAVQHFHVEAMRDHLAGYGDHPSTGDSGAHTAWIMDRILSRPRAA; encoded by the coding sequence ATGACCACGATCCGCTGGGGCATGATCGGTTGCGGCAACGTGACCGAGCGCAAGAGCGCTCCCGCTTATCAGCAGGTGGAGGGTTTCGCGCTGCATGGCGTGTTCAACCGCACCTTGGCAAAGGCAGAGGATTATGCCGCGCGCCATGGCGTCCCGCATGTCTTCGACAGCGCCGAGGCACTGATCCACGCGCCCGGCATCGACGCGATCTATATCGCGACGCCGCCAGACAGCCACGAAGCCTATGCGATCGAGGTCGCGCGCGCGGGCAAGCCCTGCTGCATCGAAAAGCCGATGGCGCCCGACCATGAAGCCTGCGTCCGAATCCGCGATGCCTTTGCCGAACGCGGCCTGCCGCTGTTCGTCGCCTATTATCGCCGCACGCTCCCCCGCTTTCGGCAAATCAAGGCGTGGCTCGACGAGGGCGCGGTCGGCGCCGTACGCCATGTCCACTGGGCATTGACCAAGCCAGCGAGCGCCGACGACCTTTCGGGCGCCAACTGGCGGGTCGACGCTGCGGTCGCCCCTGGCGGTTATTTCGATGACCTCGCGAGCCATGGCCTTGACCTTTTCTGCTGGCTGTTCGGGGATATGACCGACGTTGCCGGCTTCGCGATCAACCAGCAGGGGCGGTACAGCGCCGCCGACGCCGTCGCGGGATGCTGGGTGCACAAGGATGGCGTGACCGGATCGGGCAGCTGGAATTTCGGCGCGGCGGACCGGGAAGACCGGGTCGAAATCACCGGCAGCGACGGGCGGATCAGTTTCTCGATATTCGACGAAGAGCCGCTGCGGCTGTCACGCGGCGAAGAAACCGTCGAACTGGCCATCGCTCATCCGGCGGCGGTCCAGCATTTCCATGTCGAGGCGATGCGGGACCATCTTGCCGGGTACGGCGATCATCCGTCGACCGGCGACAGCGGGGCGCACACCGCCTGGATCATGGACAGGATCCTGTCGCGCCCCCGCGCAGCCTAG
- the uvrB gene encoding excinuclease ABC subunit UvrB — MAIQIRTSLDEIDTAEGYVPHRPARPDKVEGGKRFELVSDYEPAGDQPTAIKELVSTALDGERDQVLLGVTGSGKTFTMAKVIDELQRPALILAPNKILAAQLYGEFKSFFPNNAVEYFVSYYDYYQPEAYVPRSDTYIEKESSVNEAIDRMRHSATRALLERDDVIIVASVSCLYGIGSVETYSAMIFDLKKGQSVDNREIIRKLVALQYKRNDQAFARGNFRVRGDSLEIFPSHYEDMAWRVSFFGDEIEEITEFDPLTGKKIANLNHVRIYANSHYVTPGPTLKQASEAIRHELAERLKELEAEGRLLEAQRLEQRTNFDLEMIAATGSCAGIENYSRFLTGRLPGEPPPTLFEYLPDNALLFVDESHQTIPQIGAMSKGDHRRKITLAEYGFRLPSCIDNRPLRFSEWDMMRPQTVSVSATPGTWEMDRTQGVFAEQVIRPTGLIDPPVEIKPVEEQVDDLIVEAKKTAAAGYRTLVTTLTKRMAEDLTEFLHEAGLKVRYMHSDVETLERIEIIRDLRLGVFDVLIGINLLREGLDIPECGLVAILDADKEGFLRSETSLVQTIGRAARNVDGRVILYADRITGSMERAMRETDRRREKQEAYNAEHGITPQTIKRNIGDIIAHVASKDQVTIDIGEDKPAHMVGHNLRAYIQELEKKMRDAAADLEFEEAGRLRDEIRKLEADELGLPPEEQVAPRVGRSNEGKPGTRKGRFGKQSKTKWGR, encoded by the coding sequence ATGGCAATTCAGATTCGTACATCGCTCGATGAAATCGACACGGCGGAGGGCTATGTCCCGCATCGCCCGGCGCGCCCCGACAAGGTCGAAGGCGGCAAGCGATTCGAGTTAGTTAGCGATTATGAGCCCGCGGGCGACCAGCCGACGGCGATCAAGGAGCTCGTCTCCACCGCGCTCGATGGCGAGCGCGACCAGGTGCTGCTCGGGGTTACCGGATCGGGCAAGACGTTCACGATGGCGAAAGTCATCGACGAGTTGCAGCGCCCCGCGTTGATCCTCGCGCCGAACAAGATCCTCGCGGCCCAACTCTACGGCGAGTTCAAAAGCTTCTTCCCGAACAATGCGGTCGAATATTTCGTCAGCTATTACGACTATTACCAGCCCGAAGCCTATGTGCCGCGCAGCGATACCTATATCGAGAAGGAGTCGAGCGTAAACGAGGCGATCGACCGCATGCGCCATTCGGCGACGCGCGCGCTGCTCGAACGCGACGACGTCATCATCGTCGCCTCGGTATCGTGCCTCTATGGCATCGGCTCGGTCGAGACTTATTCGGCGATGATCTTCGACCTCAAGAAAGGTCAGAGCGTCGACAATCGCGAGATCATCCGCAAGCTTGTCGCGCTCCAGTACAAGCGTAACGATCAGGCGTTCGCCCGCGGCAATTTCCGCGTGCGCGGCGACAGCCTCGAAATCTTCCCCTCGCACTATGAGGATATGGCGTGGCGCGTCAGTTTCTTCGGCGACGAGATCGAGGAGATTACCGAGTTCGACCCGCTGACCGGCAAGAAGATCGCGAACCTCAACCATGTCCGCATCTATGCGAACAGCCACTATGTCACGCCGGGACCGACGCTGAAGCAGGCGAGCGAGGCGATCCGGCACGAGCTGGCCGAGCGGCTGAAGGAACTCGAGGCTGAGGGCCGGCTGCTCGAAGCGCAAAGGTTGGAGCAGCGCACAAATTTCGATCTTGAGATGATCGCCGCGACGGGCAGCTGCGCGGGGATCGAGAATTACAGCCGCTTCCTGACCGGCCGCCTGCCCGGCGAGCCGCCGCCGACCTTGTTCGAATATCTGCCCGACAACGCCCTGCTCTTTGTCGACGAAAGTCACCAGACGATCCCGCAGATCGGCGCGATGTCGAAGGGCGACCATCGCCGCAAGATCACGCTCGCCGAATATGGCTTCCGCCTGCCGAGCTGCATCGACAACCGGCCGTTGCGCTTTTCCGAATGGGACATGATGCGCCCGCAAACGGTGAGCGTCTCGGCGACGCCCGGCACTTGGGAGATGGACCGCACGCAGGGCGTGTTCGCCGAACAGGTAATCCGCCCCACCGGCCTGATCGACCCGCCGGTCGAGATCAAGCCGGTCGAGGAGCAGGTCGACGACCTGATCGTCGAGGCGAAGAAGACCGCTGCGGCGGGATACCGCACGCTCGTCACGACGCTGACCAAGCGCATGGCCGAGGATCTCACCGAGTTCCTCCATGAAGCGGGGCTCAAGGTCCGCTACATGCACAGCGACGTCGAGACGCTCGAGCGTATCGAGATCATCCGCGACCTCCGGCTCGGGGTGTTCGACGTGCTGATCGGGATCAACCTACTGCGCGAAGGTCTCGACATTCCCGAATGCGGGCTCGTCGCGATCCTCGACGCCGACAAGGAAGGCTTTTTGCGCAGCGAAACGTCGCTCGTCCAGACGATCGGCCGCGCCGCGCGCAATGTCGACGGCCGCGTCATCCTCTATGCCGACCGCATTACCGGCAGCATGGAACGCGCGATGCGCGAAACCGACCGCCGCCGCGAAAAGCAGGAAGCCTATAACGCCGAGCACGGCATCACGCCGCAGACGATCAAGCGCAACATCGGCGACATCATCGCGCATGTCGCGTCGAAGGATCAGGTGACGATCGACATCGGCGAGGACAAGCCGGCGCACATGGTCGGGCATAACCTCCGCGCCTATATCCAGGAGCTCGAAAAGAAGATGCGCGATGCCGCCGCCGACCTCGAGTTCGAGGAAGCCGGCCGCCTGCGCGACGAGATCCGCAAGCTAGAGGCCGACGAGCTCGGCCTGCCGCCCGAGGAACAGGTCGCACCGCGCGTCGGGCGTTCGAACGAAGGCAAGCCGGGCACGCGCAAGGGGCGGTTCGGGAAACAGAGCAAGACGAAATGGGGACGGTGA
- the fabF gene encoding beta-ketoacyl-ACP synthase II: protein MRRVVVTGLGLVTPLGADVETTWANLIAGKSGAGTITHFDASDQKCTIACEVKGPDHEYGFDPGKRVDHKVQRQVDPFIIYGIDAAGQAIEDAGLEDMSDEMKLRAGCSIGSGIGGLPGIESESLLLAEKGPGRVSPHFVHGRLINLISGQVSIKYGLQGPNHAVVTACSTGAHSIGDAARMIRDDDADIMLAGGAEATICPIGIAGFAQARALNMSYNDRPEQASRPYDKDRDGFVMGEGAGVVVLEEYEHAKARGAKIYAEVVGYGLSGDAYHVTAPHPEGSGAYRSMEMALKKAGMTVADIDYINAHGTSTMADTIELGAVKRLFGNEIANVSMSSTKSAIGHLLGGAGAVETIFCILAIRDQIVPPTLNLDNPDEGTDGVDLVPHKARKREVKAALNNSFGFGGTNASVIVKAID, encoded by the coding sequence ATGCGCCGGGTTGTGGTGACGGGTTTGGGTTTGGTGACGCCGCTGGGCGCCGATGTGGAAACCACATGGGCCAATCTGATCGCGGGCAAATCGGGCGCGGGCACGATCACCCATTTCGACGCGTCGGACCAGAAGTGCACGATTGCGTGCGAGGTCAAGGGCCCCGACCATGAATATGGTTTCGATCCCGGCAAGCGCGTGGATCACAAGGTGCAGCGTCAGGTCGACCCGTTCATCATCTATGGCATCGATGCCGCGGGGCAGGCGATCGAGGACGCCGGTCTTGAGGATATGTCCGACGAGATGAAGCTGCGCGCCGGCTGCTCGATCGGGTCGGGCATCGGCGGCCTGCCGGGCATCGAAAGCGAAAGCCTGCTGCTCGCCGAAAAGGGCCCGGGTCGCGTTTCGCCCCACTTCGTCCACGGCCGCCTGATCAACCTGATCTCGGGTCAGGTCAGCATCAAATATGGCCTGCAAGGCCCGAACCATGCGGTCGTCACCGCCTGCTCGACCGGCGCGCATTCGATCGGCGATGCGGCGCGGATGATCCGCGACGACGACGCCGACATCATGCTCGCGGGCGGCGCCGAGGCGACGATCTGCCCGATCGGTATCGCCGGCTTCGCGCAGGCGCGTGCGCTCAACATGAGCTACAACGACCGTCCCGAACAGGCGAGCCGCCCTTATGACAAGGATCGCGACGGTTTCGTGATGGGCGAAGGCGCGGGCGTGGTCGTGCTCGAGGAATATGAGCATGCCAAGGCACGCGGCGCCAAGATCTACGCCGAAGTCGTCGGTTACGGACTGTCGGGCGACGCCTATCATGTCACCGCGCCGCATCCCGAAGGTTCGGGCGCCTATCGTTCGATGGAAATGGCGCTGAAAAAGGCGGGAATGACCGTCGCCGACATCGACTATATCAACGCCCACGGCACCTCGACGATGGCCGACACGATCGAGCTTGGCGCGGTGAAGCGCCTGTTCGGCAATGAAATCGCCAATGTGTCGATGAGCTCGACCAAGTCCGCCATCGGCCACCTGCTCGGCGGCGCCGGCGCGGTCGAGACGATCTTCTGCATCCTTGCGATCCGTGACCAGATTGTCCCCCCGACGCTCAATCTCGACAATCCCGACGAGGGCACCGACGGCGTCGATCTCGTCCCGCACAAGGCGAGGAAGCGCGAAGTGAAGGCTGCGCTCAACAACAGCTTCGGTTTCGGCGGCACCAACGCCAGCGTCATCGTCAAGGCGATCGACTGA
- a CDS encoding serine hydrolase domain-containing protein, producing the protein MLSLLALLTSVASPAPAAVAVHFDRDGKVETRVTQGLSDRSSGRKITPDDPVRVASVSKLIVALGVLRLMEAGKLDLDRDVSDYLGWRLRHPAYPDRPISLAQLLGHRSGLNDDSDYALPLDADLETALRDPAAWDKARAPGGDFAYANFNYPVVAAVVEGVTGERFDKAMTRLVFRPLGLDACFNWPTCSNTAVARAVVLYDADGNVVRDELKGVRPPCPVVPAADGSCDVGTYRLARHGAGFSPQGGLRISANGLARIGVMLLRRGDSFLKPESLARLEAMAAVHPTSGEGTGGFFCEYGIAMHSTGGPALHDPACRDDLFGDGRLRLGHSGDAYGLRSGLWFDLEGGEGIAYFVTQVPEGQKGTRSAYSAAEEVLVDAALRRTADASPLASPAHGH; encoded by the coding sequence ATGCTCTCGCTTCTAGCCCTGCTGACCTCGGTCGCATCGCCTGCTCCGGCCGCGGTAGCGGTGCATTTCGACCGGGACGGGAAGGTCGAGACGCGCGTCACTCAGGGCCTCTCCGACCGGTCAAGCGGCCGGAAGATCACGCCCGATGACCCGGTGCGCGTCGCGTCGGTTTCCAAGCTGATCGTCGCATTGGGGGTCTTGCGGCTGATGGAGGCGGGCAAGCTCGACCTCGATCGCGACGTTTCGGATTATCTCGGCTGGCGGCTCCGCCACCCCGCTTATCCGGATCGGCCGATCAGCCTGGCGCAGCTGCTCGGGCACCGTTCGGGGCTCAACGACGACAGCGATTATGCGCTGCCGCTCGACGCCGATCTCGAAACCGCGCTCCGCGACCCCGCCGCCTGGGACAAGGCGCGCGCGCCGGGCGGCGATTTCGCCTATGCCAATTTCAATTACCCGGTCGTTGCGGCCGTGGTCGAGGGCGTAACCGGCGAGCGGTTCGACAAGGCGATGACGCGGCTCGTTTTTCGTCCGCTCGGTCTCGACGCCTGTTTCAACTGGCCGACCTGCAGCAACACCGCCGTTGCGCGCGCGGTCGTGCTTTACGATGCCGACGGTAATGTCGTGCGCGACGAGCTCAAGGGTGTACGGCCGCCCTGTCCCGTGGTGCCGGCTGCGGATGGCAGCTGCGACGTCGGAACCTATCGTCTTGCGCGCCATGGTGCGGGGTTCAGCCCGCAGGGCGGGCTTCGCATCTCGGCGAACGGCCTCGCGCGCATCGGCGTTATGTTGCTGCGCCGCGGTGACAGCTTTCTCAAACCGGAAAGCCTGGCGCGGCTCGAAGCGATGGCGGCGGTCCACCCGACGAGCGGCGAGGGGACGGGCGGTTTCTTCTGCGAATATGGCATAGCTATGCACAGCACGGGCGGCCCCGCGCTCCACGATCCCGCCTGTCGCGACGACCTGTTCGGCGACGGCCGCCTGCGGCTTGGTCATTCGGGCGATGCCTATGGATTGCGATCGGGGCTATGGTTCGACCTTGAAGGCGGCGAGGGCATTGCCTATTTTGTGACGCAGGTGCCGGAGGGGCAGAAAGGGACACGGTCGGCCTACAGTGCTGCAGAGGAAGTCTTGGTCGACGCGGCGCTTCGCCGCACGGCCGATGCCAGCCCTCTTGCCAGCCCCGCCCACGGGCACTAG
- a CDS encoding S10 family peptidase: MKSGLSLIALALAFTAPAALHAQDKADDKAKAEKPADIEPQVRTTKLSGTFGGQRINYAATIGETIIKNKDGVPEVAVVTTSYVKEPRDPSRPITFLFNGGPGSGTVWLMMGAFGPKRVAIPGTGVDDGAPPYPIVDNPDALLDVTDIVFIDPPGTGFSHLIGKADPKDYYGVTQDAKLVAEVIRRWLNDNGRWNSPKYLGGESYGTTRSAAVANQLMNETYNDVALNGIILISTVLDFAAGADTPGNELSPITNLPSMAATALYHGKATAPSVEGFVEEARQWAIGPYATALLKGQKLQGEERAAIRRELSRFTGLSETYLENADLRVTPNRFYKELLRDRGLTVGRLDSRYTGKDYDSAGEGPDNDPSFYGIDASYTAAINSWSRDGLGFKTDREYQSIGGIGGQWDWRIGGRDTNAYMNVAPYIGQALRENSGLKVLVAQGYYDFATPFFAAEYALSRTGIPQDRISYTYYGAGHMMYIRDEDRHKLSADVRAFIRGR; encoded by the coding sequence ATGAAATCGGGTCTGTCGCTTATCGCCTTGGCGCTCGCCTTTACCGCGCCCGCCGCGCTTCATGCGCAGGACAAGGCCGACGACAAGGCGAAGGCCGAAAAGCCCGCCGATATCGAACCCCAAGTCCGCACGACCAAGCTCAGCGGCACCTTCGGCGGCCAGCGCATCAACTATGCCGCGACGATCGGCGAGACGATCATCAAGAACAAGGATGGCGTGCCCGAAGTCGCGGTTGTCACCACCTCTTACGTCAAGGAACCGCGCGACCCGAGCCGGCCGATTACCTTCCTGTTCAACGGCGGCCCCGGATCGGGCACCGTCTGGTTGATGATGGGGGCGTTCGGGCCGAAGCGCGTCGCGATCCCCGGCACCGGCGTCGACGACGGCGCCCCGCCCTACCCGATCGTCGACAATCCCGACGCGCTGCTCGATGTTACCGACATCGTCTTCATCGACCCGCCGGGCACCGGTTTCTCGCACCTGATCGGCAAGGCCGATCCCAAGGATTATTACGGCGTCACGCAGGATGCGAAGCTCGTCGCCGAGGTCATCCGGCGCTGGCTCAATGACAATGGCCGCTGGAACAGCCCCAAATATCTGGGGGGTGAAAGCTATGGCACGACGCGTTCGGCCGCCGTCGCCAACCAGTTGATGAACGAGACGTACAACGACGTCGCGCTCAACGGCATCATCCTGATCTCGACCGTGCTCGATTTCGCGGCGGGCGCCGACACGCCGGGCAATGAGCTATCACCGATCACCAACCTGCCCTCAATGGCAGCGACCGCGCTCTATCATGGCAAGGCGACCGCACCGTCGGTCGAAGGCTTCGTCGAGGAAGCGCGGCAGTGGGCGATCGGCCCCTATGCGACCGCGCTGCTCAAGGGCCAGAAGCTGCAGGGCGAGGAACGCGCCGCGATCCGCCGCGAGCTTTCGCGTTTCACCGGCCTGTCCGAAACCTACCTCGAAAACGCCGACCTTCGCGTCACGCCGAACCGTTTCTACAAGGAGCTGCTCCGTGACCGCGGGCTCACCGTCGGACGTCTCGACAGCCGCTACACCGGCAAGGATTATGACAGCGCGGGCGAAGGCCCCGACAATGACCCCAGCTTCTATGGTATCGACGCGAGCTATACTGCGGCGATCAACAGCTGGAGCCGCGACGGACTGGGGTTCAAGACCGACCGTGAATATCAGTCGATCGGCGGTATCGGCGGACAATGGGACTGGCGCATCGGTGGGCGCGACACCAACGCCTATATGAACGTGGCGCCCTATATCGGGCAGGCGCTACGCGAGAATTCGGGGCTCAAAGTGCTCGTCGCGCAGGGCTATTATGATTTCGCGACGCCTTTTTTCGCGGCCGAATATGCGCTGTCGCGTACGGGGATCCCGCAGGATCGCATCAGCTACACCTATTATGGCGCGGGCCACATGATGTATATTCGCGACGAGGACCGGCATAAATTGTCGGCCGATGTGCGGGCGTTCATTCGCGGGCGGTAG
- the mltG gene encoding endolytic transglycosylase MltG, giving the protein MHPFRWLTIAILALLLAACSGGAPKDAEIVIPQGASIAKAGEILEQAGLVSASSFRNEARFFGSDDPIKPGEYKVEKGMDAGDILELFQSGKTIQRMVMIPEGMPSIMVWERLMAEKRLKGEIPVPAEGSILPDSYAFTTGESRAAVVKRMQAAMDKAFNELWAKRTPRTAVKDRNQAMALASIVEKETGVPSERRTVAGVYTNRLGVGMRLQADPTIIYPITKGKPLGRRILRSEILAVNGYNTYSMIGLPQGPIANPGKASIAAVLDPEANDYLFFVAKGDGGHVFARTLAEHNANVQKWYQLRRDRGEME; this is encoded by the coding sequence GTGCATCCGTTTCGCTGGCTCACGATCGCGATCTTGGCCCTGCTGCTCGCCGCCTGCTCGGGCGGCGCACCCAAGGATGCCGAGATTGTCATTCCGCAGGGCGCGAGCATCGCGAAAGCAGGTGAAATCCTCGAACAGGCGGGACTCGTTTCGGCGTCGAGCTTTCGCAACGAAGCGCGCTTCTTCGGCTCGGACGATCCGATCAAGCCCGGCGAATATAAGGTCGAAAAGGGGATGGACGCGGGCGACATCCTCGAACTCTTCCAGTCGGGCAAGACGATCCAGCGCATGGTTATGATTCCGGAGGGCATGCCCTCGATCATGGTGTGGGAACGGCTGATGGCCGAAAAGCGGCTGAAGGGCGAAATCCCCGTGCCCGCCGAAGGCAGCATCCTGCCCGACAGCTATGCCTTTACCACCGGCGAAAGCCGCGCTGCCGTCGTGAAGCGGATGCAGGCGGCGATGGACAAGGCCTTTAACGAGCTCTGGGCGAAGCGCACGCCGCGCACTGCGGTCAAGGATCGCAATCAGGCGATGGCCCTTGCTTCGATCGTCGAGAAAGAAACCGGCGTGCCGTCCGAACGCCGCACCGTTGCGGGCGTCTATACAAACCGCCTCGGCGTCGGCATGCGGCTTCAGGCCGACCCGACGATCATCTACCCGATCACCAAGGGCAAGCCGCTCGGTCGCCGCATCCTGCGCTCCGAAATTCTCGCGGTGAACGGCTACAACACCTATTCGATGATCGGCCTGCCGCAGGGCCCGATCGCCAATCCGGGCAAGGCGTCGATCGCCGCAGTGCTCGATCCCGAAGCGAATGACTATCTCTTCTTCGTCGCAAAGGGCGACGGCGGCCACGTCTTCGCGCGCACGCTCGCCGAGCATAATGCCAATGTCCAGAAATGGTATCAGCTGCGCCGCGACCGCGGGGAGATGGAGTAG
- a CDS encoding tetratricopeptide repeat protein has protein sequence MDQAKTNETQDPGEVDRIIAEELERLLDSPMFTRSPVLSRLLQFLVEHRLRGGRSSPKAYAIATEALGRSEDFDPAVDSYPRVMVGRLRSLLDRYYADTPWVHRLRVPQGSYEVVVQYRSAPPAARAGDEPADDGDVKTAAASAAAVRPAAPTVAPRPRDRGARFGRWLVALVLLALALFTLWALRGGSDRLFVGDPVPVPLLEVSAPVAGSLPESRALARALDGKLRDGLRRFDLIDLLSSKAPGSTVAGTSDYRLDTSLVRTVEGNTDVTLVLNRVADQRAIWSQQLRLTQDETPEFTAIEPLIAQLAGDYGVIVRDQVQRQPDNFSPGYPCLAQFNRMRQMRNVTNAKQVDTCLRATIKATPRDPVALTALSLVRFGDWQPQRMTPTGREAFAEARALAQRSYENSPNSSAGLFAMARANFYSGNCAGGNAMGDGAIALNPYDADMSGFLGLFKLTCGHGPEGEALLRRSLQLDSSYPGVPAVTLAFTLSQRGEQEEARAILDNMPSPSNMEPQYMMVRAIVQARQGQVAEARAQWQRLLAYTRQPADATPEQVVSRFIITPVVIQRASAALRESGVVPPKTAP, from the coding sequence ATGGACCAGGCGAAAACGAACGAGACGCAAGATCCCGGCGAGGTCGACCGGATCATCGCCGAGGAGCTCGAGCGCCTGCTCGATTCCCCGATGTTTACCCGTTCGCCAGTGCTGTCGCGGCTGCTGCAATTCCTGGTCGAGCACCGACTTCGCGGCGGGCGCAGCTCGCCCAAGGCTTATGCGATCGCGACCGAGGCGCTGGGTCGCAGCGAAGATTTCGATCCCGCCGTCGATAGCTATCCGCGCGTCATGGTGGGGCGGCTGCGCAGCCTTCTCGACCGCTATTATGCCGATACGCCGTGGGTGCATCGCCTGCGCGTGCCGCAGGGCAGCTATGAAGTCGTCGTCCAGTACCGCTCGGCGCCGCCCGCCGCGCGCGCGGGCGACGAGCCGGCGGACGATGGTGACGTCAAGACCGCAGCTGCATCTGCGGCGGCCGTCCGCCCGGCGGCGCCAACCGTTGCGCCGCGGCCGCGCGATCGCGGCGCCCGCTTTGGCCGCTGGTTGGTCGCTCTCGTCCTTCTCGCGCTGGCGCTTTTCACGCTCTGGGCGCTGCGTGGCGGGTCGGACCGATTGTTTGTCGGCGATCCGGTGCCGGTGCCTCTGCTCGAAGTCAGCGCGCCGGTTGCGGGGAGTTTGCCCGAATCGCGCGCGCTCGCCCGGGCGCTCGACGGAAAGCTGCGCGACGGCCTCCGCCGCTTCGACCTGATCGACCTGCTCAGTTCGAAAGCGCCCGGCAGCACGGTCGCCGGGACGAGCGACTATCGCCTCGACACGTCGCTTGTCCGCACGGTCGAGGGCAACACCGATGTGACGCTCGTCCTAAACCGCGTCGCCGACCAGCGCGCGATCTGGTCGCAACAACTGCGCCTGACACAGGACGAAACGCCCGAATTTACCGCCATCGAACCGCTGATCGCGCAGCTTGCCGGGGATTATGGCGTGATCGTGCGCGATCAGGTCCAGCGCCAACCCGACAATTTTTCGCCGGGTTACCCGTGCCTGGCGCAATTCAACCGGATGCGGCAGATGCGCAATGTGACGAACGCGAAACAGGTCGACACCTGCCTTCGCGCAACGATCAAGGCCACGCCGCGCGATCCCGTCGCGCTCACCGCCTTGTCGCTCGTGCGCTTTGGCGACTGGCAGCCGCAACGGATGACCCCGACCGGCCGCGAAGCCTTTGCCGAGGCGCGGGCCTTGGCGCAGCGTTCCTATGAAAACAGCCCGAATTCGTCCGCCGGCCTGTTCGCGATGGCGCGCGCCAATTTCTATTCGGGCAATTGTGCGGGCGGCAATGCGATGGGCGACGGCGCGATCGCGCTCAATCCCTATGATGCCGATATGTCGGGCTTCCTCGGCTTGTTCAAGCTGACGTGCGGCCACGGACCCGAGGGCGAGGCCTTGCTCCGCCGGTCGCTGCAACTCGATTCTTCCTACCCCGGCGTTCCGGCGGTCACATTGGCTTTCACCCTCTCGCAGCGCGGCGAACAGGAAGAGGCACGCGCGATCCTCGACAACATGCCGTCGCCGAGCAACATGGAGCCGCAATATATGATGGTGCGGGCGATCGTGCAGGCGCGGCAGGGGCAGGTGGCGGAGGCGCGCGCGCAGTGGCAACGCCTGCTCGCCTATACGCGCCAGCCTGCCGATGCGACGCCCGAACAGGTCGTCAGCCGCTTCATCATCACCCCTGTTGTCATCCAGCGCGCCTCGGCGGCGCTTCGCGAGTCAGGCGTCGTCCCACCAAAAACGGCGCCTTGA
- a CDS encoding DUF3617 domain-containing protein — MKKFLTVAAIGALIAVSGCGKSENAAASGPVKREAGNWKTDVKLVKFEVPGMPPEAKDQMTKMMEGASGMDQCFTKEQVEKEDIAAELAKGPGNGGECKWSKKNVDGGKIDVAGTCTANGQTVDMAMTGTMEAKKNDVTITTKGKVPTGGDMEMVMQMTSVHTGPCKTPATT; from the coding sequence ATGAAGAAATTTCTGACGGTCGCCGCCATCGGCGCCCTCATCGCAGTGTCGGGTTGCGGCAAAAGCGAAAATGCGGCCGCCAGCGGCCCCGTGAAGCGCGAAGCCGGCAACTGGAAGACCGACGTCAAGCTGGTGAAATTCGAAGTCCCCGGCATGCCGCCCGAGGCAAAGGACCAGATGACGAAGATGATGGAAGGCGCCAGCGGCATGGACCAGTGCTTCACGAAGGAGCAGGTCGAAAAGGAAGACATCGCGGCCGAACTCGCCAAGGGGCCGGGCAACGGCGGCGAATGCAAATGGTCGAAAAAGAATGTCGATGGCGGCAAGATCGACGTCGCCGGCACCTGCACCGCCAACGGCCAGACGGTCGACATGGCGATGACCGGCACGATGGAAGCCAAGAAGAACGACGTGACCATCACGACCAAGGGCAAGGTCCCGACGGGCGGCGACATGGAGATGGTCATGCAGATGACCAGCGTCCATACCGGTCCGTGCAAGACGCCGGCCACGACCTAA
- a CDS encoding acyl carrier protein translates to MSDSAEKVKKIVVEHLGVEADKVTEEASFIDDLGADSLDIVELVMAFEEEFGVEIPDDAAEKIATVKDAIDYIEANKG, encoded by the coding sequence ATGAGCGATTCGGCCGAAAAGGTTAAAAAGATCGTCGTCGAACATCTGGGCGTCGAAGCCGACAAGGTCACCGAAGAAGCGAGCTTCATCGACGATCTGGGCGCCGACAGCCTCGACATCGTCGAGCTGGTGATGGCGTTCGAAGAAGAATTCGGCGTCGAAATCCCCGACGATGCGGCGGAAAAAATCGCCACCGTCAAGGATGCGATCGACTATATCGAAGCGAACAAGGGCTAA